The genomic region ccatagatacagaacgactgggtcgggtccatagatacagaacgactgggtcgggtccatagatacagaacgactgggtcgggtccatagatacagaacgactgggtcgggtccatagatacagaacgactgggtctcgtccatagatacagaacaaaaagactgaacgactgggtcgggtccatagatacagaacaaaaagactgaacgactgggtcgggtccatagatacagaacaaaaagactgaacgactgggtcgggtccatagatacagaacaaaaagactgaacgactgggtcgggtccatagatacagaacgaaaagactgaatgactgggtcgggtccatagatacagaacaaaaagactgaacgactgggtctcgtccatagatacagaacaaaaagactgaacgactgggtctcgtccatagatacagaacaaaaagactgaacgactgggtcgggtccatagatacagaacgaaaagactgaatgactgggtcgggtccatagatacagaacaaaaagactgaacgactgggtctcgtccatagatacagaacaaaaagactgaacgactgggtcgggtccatagatacagaacgactgggtcgggtccatagatacagaacgaaaagactgaatgactgggtcgggtccatagatacagaacaaaaagactgaatgactgggtcggggccatagatacagaacgactgggtcgggtccatagatacagaacaaaaagactgaacgactgggtcgggtctctagcaaccaaaccgatagaacgaacgaccgACCAAccagcttgggtagcaaccctagatttgtatcgggactatatcttgtggaaggatgaaatatcATGAATGAAttcatcaaaatatatatttttaatgaaaatatgtgaatcattatttgaatgtgttgataacccattgtataaaagtgatagtGCCCTCGAAGTCGGTGTTTTGGTGGATATATTGTAAACAATGTGCCAATAACAAACACCCGTCACAATATATCCTCgaaacaccggcttctctggcattatgaCCTCAGTGTATAATGGGTGACTGTGTAACaatgaattttattttattttatttacagaaCTCTCAACTTTTGTACTTACAGGAGCTGGCATCGCGTGGACACAAAGCAACCTTAATTCCTGTGTTGTCTTTTACATTTGTTTCCTTGAACACTTTGTCAGACAAGGTGAATACCATTTACATACATCAAAGTGTTGATTTTAAGATCTAAAGTTTGGTAACATTTTACTGGGACACCGAGCGTCATAAGCGTCAAAAtatgtcataataataatagctGACTTGTcttaacctgtcataatatggttaTAACACTTCAAGACACATATATTTTTAGACCAGTTGCATTACTTTATGGCTGGTTAggacactgactaaacctaccatggttagttactttatggctggttaggacactgactaaacctaccaaggttagttactatatggctggttaggacactgactaaacctaccaaggttagttactttatggctggttaggacactgactaaacctaccaaggttagttactttatggctggttaggacactgactaaacctaccaaggttagttactttatggctggttaggacactaaacctaccaaggttaggtactttatggctggttaggacactgactaaacctaccaaggttagttactttatggctggttaggacactgactaaacctaccaaggttagttactttatggctggttaggacactgactaaacctaccaaggttagttactttatggctggttaggacactgactaaacctaccaaggttaggtactttatggctggttaggacactgactaaacctaccaaggttaggtactttatggctggttaggacactgactaaacctaccaaggttagttactatatggctggttaggacactgactaaacctaccaaggttagttactatatggctggttaggacactgactaaacctaccaaggttagttactttatggctggttaggacactgactaaacctaccaTGGTTAGTTACTTTATGTCTGGTTAggacactgactaaacctaccaaggttagttactatatggctggttaggacactgactaaacctaccaaggttagttactttatggctggttaggacactgactaaacctaccaaggttagttactatatggctggttaggacactgactaaacctaccaaggttagttactatatggctggttaggacactgactaaacctaccaaggttagttactatatggctggttaggacactgactaaacctaccaaggttagttactatatggctggttaggacactgactaaacctaccaaggttagttactttatggctggttaggacactgactaaacctaccaaggttagttactttatggctggttaggacactgactaaacctaccaaggttagttactttatggctggttatgacactgactaaacctaccaaggttagttactttatggctggttaggacactgactaaacctaccaaggttaggtactttatggctggttaggacactgactaaacctaccaaggttagttactttatggctggttaggacactgactaaacctaccaaggttagttactttatggctggttaggacactgactaaacctaccaaggttagGTACTTTATGTCTGGTTAggacactgactaaacctaccaaggttaggtactttatggctggttaggacactgactaaacctaccaaggttagttactttatggctggttaggacactgactaaacctaccaaggttagGTACTTTATGGTTGGTTATgacactgactaaacctaccaaggttagttactttatggctggttaggacactgactaaacctaccatggttagttactttatggctggttaggacactgactaaacctaccaaggttaggtactttatggctggttaggacactgactaaacctaccaaggttagttactttatggctggttaggacactgactaaacctaccaaggttagttactttatggctggttaggacactgactaaacctaccaaggttagttactttatggctggttaggacactgactaaacctaccaaggttagTGACTTTATGGCTGGTTAGGCCACTGAccaaacctaccacacaaggtaGAACATTTAATTCCACCATAGCCTACTGGTCAACAGAATGTTTATGTTATATAATAGTTTCTGAAATTGACTATATTAAATTATCTTTATAAATGCACGCAAAATTCATGTCAGACATGCGCCTACCCATAATGCTCTATTgttgatgactgggatgaatgcagtaGCAGATTTCAGGAGTAGGACAAGACACCTTTTTGACTGATTGACGTAAGAGCGTGTACGTGATAGGCTTGGCTTTACTGGCTAGTAGGACAGTGTCATATAGTGTATtatcttagtccaagtaaagtgacacaggatggtcataacgCCTCGTGACAGTGTCATATAGTTTATGTCCTACAAGTTATTTTAAATATGATGGGGGGGGAAACACGACTGTAAAGAATTaattattacaacaacaaagaagcaCACTTTCAAAACGAAAGGAAACTTCTTGTCAGGgaaaaacacatttgaataaatgtgggtgTTGACACTCTtatgtcataaccagccataaaataccGCAATATATTtaacaacaatatatatatatataagggtcatgacagtgttatgaccatgttatgtcagctgttatgacatattatgaccatgttatgtcagctgttatgacatattatgaccatgttatgtcagctgttatgacatattatgaccatgttatgtcagctgttatgacatattatgaccatgttatgtcagctgttatgacatattatgaccatgttatgtcagctgttatgacatgttatgaccatgttatgtcagctgttatgacatgttatgaccatgttatgtcagctgttatgacatgttatgaccatgttatgtcagctgttatgacatgttatgacatggttattacGGGTTTAAAGTGTTACTGAACGTTGAactgtttggtttctgtttaGTAGTCGTTatacagctgttgtctctactactacagctgttgtctctactactacagctgttgtctctactactacagctgttgtctctactactactacagctgttgtctctactactactacagctgttgtctctactactactacagctgttgtctctactactacagctgttgtctctactactacagctgttgtctctactactacagctgttgtctctactactacagctgttgtctctactactactacagctgttgtctctactactactacagctgttgtctctactactactacagctgttgtctctactactacagctgttgtctctactactactacagctgttgtctctactactacagctgttgtctctactactactacagctgttgtctctactactactacagctgttgtctctactactactacagctgttgtctctactactacagctgttgtctctactactactacagctgttgtctctactactacagctgttgtctctactactactacagctgttgtctctactactactacagctgttgtctctactactactacagctgttgtctctactactacagctgttgtctctactactacagctgttgtctctactactactacagctgttgtctctactactacagctgttgtctctactactacagctgttgtctctactactacagctgttgtctctactactacagctgttgtctctactactacagctgttgtctctactactactacagctgttgtctctactactacagctgttgtctctactactactacagctgttgtctctactactacagctgttgtctctactactactacagctgttgtctctactactactacagctgttgtctctactactactacagctgttgtctctactactacagctgttgtctctactactactacagctgttgtctctactactacagctgttgtctctactactactacagctgttgtctctactactacagctgttgtctctactactacagctgttccAGCCAGAACGACATGGCGGGCTGATTTTTACCAGCCCGAGGGCGGTGGAGGCAGTCAAAATGTGTCTTGAAGATGATGAAAGAACGGAACGTGAGTAAGATGTCGTGTGAGGTTTTAAACTATGTCCTGTAATGTCATTGTTAGGAAAGGATAGGCCTCTTGTGCCTTAGTCTCGTGTGTTTTCAGACGGACAAAGTCAACACGCGTTAGTGAATGTAAAGCTACTCGTTTTAATTTCTGTTTCTATTTATAGAGTGGAACATGGACATAAAAG from Oncorhynchus kisutch isolate 150728-3 unplaced genomic scaffold, Okis_V2 scaffold634, whole genome shotgun sequence harbors:
- the LOC116360849 gene encoding uroporphyrinogen-III synthase-like isoform X1 — its product is MHVLLLKEPREGGSGPDPYIKNSQLLYLQELASRGHKATLIPVLSFTFVSLNTLSDKLLSLLLQLFQPERHGGLIFTSPRAVEAVKMCLEDDERTEQWNMDIKDKWNAKSIYVVGKATAALVENLGLVPLGEDTGTADVLSRLILERTTIIYLFKRNM